A region from the Drosophila takahashii strain IR98-3 E-12201 chromosome 2L, DtakHiC1v2, whole genome shotgun sequence genome encodes:
- the Wdr62 gene encoding uncharacterized protein Wdr62 isoform X2: MRHLIMTPASLSASTPTLSTLHHQRMALQSQSQSPLASPLTPSPSSVFGSPKFPANYERSEKIKLKKVLGLTVCSNAALDVSPVSGLLAYPAGCTVVLFNAKRQTQAYLVNTSRKAFTSVAFSRCGRYVATGECGINPAIKVWELETPNGSLEHCSGGSVVAEFVDHKYAVTCVAFSPTGKYLVSVGSQHDMIVNVFDWRANLKMASNKISSKVAAVCFAEDGSYFVTVGNRHVKYWYLEGGRKYKDPIPLMGRSAILGDLRDNDFCAVACGKGICAESTYAITRQGHLVEFSSRRLLDKWVQCRTSNANCICVNERFILVGCAESIIRIFNAATLEYVTTLPRTHYLGVDVAQGIQINHIMSVPQQAKFPDCIAMVFDEQRCKVSCVYNDHSLYIWDLRDISRVGKSHSFLYHSTCIWGVETVPYNVEREPSQTLPEECFVTCSSDDTIRVWGLDGCTNNDIYRRNIYSKELLKIVYSDEELQFIKDQGSSLFDKAGNSSYDGRNGVRCIKISPELQHLASGDRCGNIRVYNLVNLRLLTTIEAHESEVLCLEYSNERIERKLLASASRDRLIHVFDVAQNYLLLQTLDDHSSSITSIKFVGAGLNFQMISCGADKSIMFRSFQGNIFMRGTNTSGKTTLYDMEVDSNSKHILTACQDRNVRVYGTQNAKQTKTFKGSHSDEGSLIKLSLDPSGIYVATSCTDKTLAVYDYYSSECMARMYGHSELVTGLKFTNDCRHLISASGDGCIFIWQVPHDMIVTMQARMSQQRLRSGHAPLPRPLAPISPPDGIVLESPSSEIEQPKFGVAERFSDVGQLPQWAMRKAAGDSDSGALSIPTPSGSTNVPAMHAASSMGNLSSSPSQQMPGLAPRARGRWAQRSTQLEPTADDLRSNSESPLGTVSSVGGHSGVNVQTSDYNSASSKDITYNQTYLSEDSSIDSGMETRRGELKFIGSSSNGTVVTVSSVSSLAVSASNGAMSTGSGAAQQRLQLPDKRLKPGLRFDTHSHDHDGDVEDISDGERTSSDHGMFYNNLAPSTPTDFKVTAMNEDELRKSVRRQKFEKSGLQLTPSALSGNGSSHTASTGTGTGTSDTEDEGSTPSAENAERSLASTLGGSSENLPQSSGNSFLHAALPEGPGLITSPMERGGSSRRSISAKHNTENGKSVAAPPTITKSYTSTKKEELLQVINKVKQQLENVGHRPLRGSHSISDLSLAANLDGSRNAGGGPGRYSKPVASHDTSQCISSPNTTATAAATNSQQQQQLYQITKEQHPQTQQQHPHYAPPASQQFFNCAAPKSKLQQNFQTMRQVQQHYPPYPHHVGVHQIHPPPGVPFGGSAAGSSSAMRSQQQQHHHYQQQQQQRAKRNPAGNNRRTPSILKHYKSCPVSPVHEEVEWSAEGNERGALLGEPKRHSVYADDARTILDMIHADTEKMIDEITRKYGDLDEPSIPASYSMPANLRNLGGLGSTGDSTPTGRTTQYYVYREFYQCERKVSLSDILQPEQFAASQRRLDEARFLETQRHSSASFFLTGQQSQESLSLLSDGEGGPGSYCNSLESVLSDESDCQSAPLEYPQTQVAVLQQRHAGIRNFIIHGPVSKSYGNSPNAYGSFDYYMRQQHATATTDSFDVTGYNLEPLKPLPSSKTYPRIAPVQAQAPAASENIPTLRSKSKQYNSGVNKSLSTDFAQQRQQRNSNPMLFVRKPLKPKPPVPVKPQNLISTLSHMEQRQQKQKSQSRTASVVQQFEHNLQKFEREKQRERDQQRRPAMRSSVSSGALAATQSCLKKVSRFDTSESSRRATSVRQKSRPKISVRFNTVSQIKYTPSAKRERERQAREEEEEPPEMEVGSLPSDYGERSFEMYFAENGNAPENLENMQTLKLYTKPQLQAVVDEIQQEREKYRKNLDNAGKISGGKAGGSTSHQCQNIAKKIDIIEKLIAMEENKMEQIRLATESRLRPFNCNAKEKGYVKSLTMNFDMLARGEEPTEDEELTSKDARDLCAYARNIRRNCSLPDVLESTDFTGIYSSQGVELAKEVIADDEGGDQERPEITEDITDRDDLGGPSVVLRMEPGNPKTLNPMPIEESSIRRACSLSDLHMGNFGKPGKSNGTPQKPQVQHRNGNVSRSASKRNSLQGKTGLGASSNSMNVLNQGSDSEPEDSNRLRSATNGQGRSNGPIAANRQYSNKVNNVNNNRRKTPNFSSATPMQDDSSSEETPNSTVNNKPIVPPRPRNLGFDHKSKLMINNTGSPGGNAKQRSGVTSTEDYEGTDPEAQVHNVINKLYTTTQAAMQLHANLKNSLLLKELENALIMSRNMLSSITNRQADKTNNGGGVGGGLGVGGSGGLNHEQLSADNGDYLMMVNNCADLLSNLRTKHKPDDCENNS, encoded by the exons ATAAAACTCAAAAAGGTTTTGGGCCTGACTGTGTGCAGCAATGCGGCTCTGGATGTCTCCCCAGTCAGCGGCCTGCTGGCCTATCCAGCTGG CTGCACCGTGGTGCTGTTCAACGCGAAGCGCCAGACACAGGCCTATTTGGTCAACACCTCCCGCAAAGCATTCACATCCGTGGCATTTTCGCGATGTGGTCGCTATGTGGCCACCGGCGAATGTGGCATCAATCCGGCGATCAAAGTTTGGGAGCTGGAAACTCCTAACGGAAGTCTGGAGCACTGCAGCGGCGGCAGTGTTGTTGCCGAGTTTGTGGACCACAAATACGCCGTCACCTGTGTG GCCTTTTCGCCCACTGGCAAGTACCTGGTTTCGGTGGGCTCCCAGCACGACATGATTGTCAACGTGTTCGACTGGCGGGCCAACCTCAAGATGGCCTCGAATAAAATCAGCTCCAAGGTGGCAGCCGTGTGTTTTGCCGAGGATGGCAGCTATTTCGTCACCGTGGGCAATCGCCATGTCAAATACTGGTATCTGGAGGGTGGAAGAAAG TACAAGGATCCCATTCCCCTGATGGGACGCAGCGCCATTCTGGGCGACTTGCGGGACAACGACTTCTGTGCGGTGGCCTGCGGCAAGGGGATCTGTGCGGAGAGCACGTACGCCATCACGCGGCAAGGCCATCTGGTGGAGTTCAGCTCCCGCCGCCTGCTGGACAAGTGGGTGCAGTGCCGCACCTCCAATGCCAACTGTATCTGCGTGAACGAGCGATTCATCCTCGTGGGCTGCGCCGAGTCCATCATTCGCATCTTCAATGCGGCCACGCTGGAATACGTGACCACGCTGCCGAGGACCCATTACTTGGGCGTGGATGTGGCCCAGGGCATCCAGATCAACCACATCATGTCGGTGCCGCAGCAAGCCAAGTTCCCGGACTGCATCGCCATGGTTTTCGATGAGCAGCGTTGCAAG GTGAGCTGCGTCTACAACGATCACTCTCTGTACATCTGGGATCTGCGCGACATCTCACGGGTGGGCAAGTCGCACTCGTTCCTCTATCACTCCACTTGCATCTGGGGCGTGGAGACAGTGCCATATAATGTGGAGCGGGAGCCGTCGCAAACCCTGCCTGAGGAGTGTTTCGTCACCTGCTCCTCGGACGACACCATTCGCGTCTGGGGACTGGACGGGTGTACCAACAATGATATCTACCGCAGGAACATCTACTCCAAGGAGCTGCTGAAAATTGTCTACAGCGACGAGGAGCTGCAGTTCATCAAGGATCAGGGCTCCTCGCTGTTCGACAAGGCCGGAAACTCGTCTTATGATGGACGGAATGGAGTGCGTTGCATCAAGATCAGTCCGGAACTGCAGCATTTAGCCAGCGGAGATCGGTGCGGCAATATACGTGTGTATAATCTGGTCAATCTGCGCCTGCTCACCACCATCGAAGCCCATGAATCGGAGGTGCTTTGCCTGGAGTATTCCAATGAGCGGATCGAGCGAAAGCTGCTGGCCAGCGCCAGTAGGGATCGTCTCATTCACGTCTTTGATGTGGCCCAAAACTATCTGTTGCTGCAGACCCTGGATGATCACAGCTCCTCCATTACCTCTATTAAGTTTGTGGGTGCCGGACTCAATTTCCAGATGATCAGTTGCGGAGCGGATAAGTCGATTATGTTTAGGAGTTTTCAG GGCAACATCTTCATGAGGGGAACCAACACCTCCGGCAAGACGACCTTGTATGACATGGAGGTGGACTCGAATTCGAAACACATTTTGACCGCCTGCCAGGATCGCAATGTGCGGGTCTATGGAACACAGAATGCCAAGCAAACGAAGACCTTCAAGGGTTCCCATTCGGACGAGGGAAGTCTCATAAAACTAAGTCTCGATCCCAGCGGCATCTATGTGGCCACCTCGTGCACGGATAAAACCCTGGCCGTCTATGATTACTACTCCAGCGAGTGCATGGCCAGGATGTATGGACACAGTGAGCTGGTCACGGGTTTGAAGTTCACCAACGATTGCCGACATCTGATCTCGGCGAGCGGCGATGGTTGCATATTCATCTGGCAGGTGCCTCATGATATGATAGTCACCATGCAGGCGAGGATGTCGCAGCAGCGTCTGAGATCGGGTCATGCTCCTTTGCCTCGGCCACTGGCGCCCATTTCTCCGCCGGATGGTATTGTCCTAGAATCACCGAGCAGCGAAATCGAGCAACCCAAATTCGGGGTGGCCGAGAGGTTCTCGGATGTGGGCCAACTGCCGCAGTGGGCGATGCGAAAGGCAGCCGGGGATTCGGATAGCGGAGCCCTGTCCATTCCCACGCCCAGTGGATCCACAAATGTACCTGCCATGCATGCCGCCTCATCGATGGGCAACCTCAGTTCATCGCCCAGTCAACAGATGCCGGGATTGGCACCCCGAGCAAGGGGAAGATGGGCCCAGCGGAGCACTCAGCTGGAGCCGACGGCCGATGATCTGCGTTCCAACTCAGAGAGTCCTTTGGGAACCGTCTCGTCTGTAGGTGGTCATAGCGGTGTGAATGTCCAGACCTCTGATTACAATAGTGCATCTTCCAAGGACATTACGTACAATCAAACGTATTTGAGTGAGGACTCGTCTATTGATTCCGGGATGGAGACGCGAAGGGGCGAGCTCAAGTTcatcggcagcagcagcaatggaACAGTGGTCACCGTGTCCTCCGTCTCCTCGCTGGCCGTTTCTGCCTCCAATGGTGCCATGTCAACCGGTTCTGGAGCTGCCCAACAGCGTCTCCAGCTGCCGGATAAAAGGTTGAAGCCGGGTCTGCGCTTCGATACCCACTCCCATGATCATGATGGTGATGTGGAGGATATTTCCGATGGGGAAAGAACCAGCTCCGACCATGGAATGTTCTACAACAACCTGGCGCCCAGCACGCCAAC AGATTTCAAGGTGACGGCCATGAACGAGGACGAGCTGCGCAAGTCGGTGCGCCGTCAGAAGTTCGAGAAGTCCGGCCTTCAGCTTACCCCTTCGGCGCtcagcggaaacggaagttcGCATACGGCGAGCACAGGGACGGGAACAGGAACCTCCGATACCGAGGACGAGGGCTCCACGCCCAGTGCCGAAAATGCCGAGCGTTCGCTGGCCTCCACGCTGGGCGGCAGCTCGGAAAATCTGCCCCAGAGCAGCGGAAATAGCTTCCTGCACGCCGCTCTGCCCGAGGGACCGGGATTAATAACTTCGCCCATGGAACGGGGTGGCAGCA GTCGCCGCAGCATCAGTGCGAAGCACAAtacggaaaatgggaaaagcgtGGCCGCACCGCCCACCATCACCAAGTCATATACGAGCACCAAAaaggaggagctgctgcaggTCATCAACAAGGTCAAGCAGCAGCTGGAGAAT GTAGGCCATAGACCCCTTCGGGGAAGCCATAGCATATCGGACCTGAGTCTGGCTGCCAATTTGGATGGATCGAGGAATGCGGGCGGAGGACCGGGACGTTACTCGAAGCCAG TTGCTTCCCATGACACTTCGCAGTGTATTAGCTCCCCAAACACAacagcaactgctgctgctacgaattcccagcagcaacagcagctttATCAAATAACCAAGGAGCAACATCCACAaacccagcagcaacatccgcACTATGCTCCTCCTGCTTCCCAGCAATTCTTCAATTGTGCCGCCCCGAAATCCAAGTTGCAACAAAACTTCCAGACGATGCGACAGGTTCAACAGCACTATCCTCCCTATCCACATCATGTGGGTGTTCATCAGATCCATCCACCGCCTGGTGTTCCCTTCGGTGGCTCTGCAGCGGGATCCTCATCAGCAATGCgttcccagcagcagcagcatcatcactaccaacagcagcaacaacagaggGCTAAAAGAAATCCAGCTGGAAATAATAGAAGAACTCCCAGTATTTTGAAACACTACAAATCCTGTCCAGTATCTCCGGTCCACGAAGAGGTTGAATGGTCCGCCGAGGGCAACGAAAGAGGAGCTCTTCTCGGTGAACCCAAAAGGCACTCGGTTTATGCAGATGATGCTAGGACCATTTTGGATATGATACATGCGGATACGGAAAAGATGATTGATGAGATCACGAGGAAGTACGGAGATCTGGATGAGCCCAGTATACCGGCTTCCTACTCAATGCCGGCGAATCTGAGAAACCTGGGAGGACTGGGTTCCACTGGTGATTCCACACCCACGGGCAGAACCACTCAGTATTATGTTTACAGGGAGTTCTATCAGTGCGAGAGGAAAGTGTCGCTCTCGGATATTTTGCAACCCGAGCAATTTGCCGCCAGTCAGAGGAGATTGGATGAGGCCAGGTTCCTGGAGACGCAACGTCATTCCAGTGCCAGTTTCTTCTTAACCGGCCAGCAAAGTCAGGAGTCCCTCTCCCTGCTCTCCGATGGCGAAGGAGGTCCTGGCAGCTATTGCAATAGTTTGGAGAGCGTTCTGTCCGACGAAAGTGATTGCCAGAGTGCTCCGCTGGAGTATCCTCAGACCCAGGTGGCTGTTCTCCAGCAGCGTCACGCTGGCATCCGGAACTTTATCATCCACGGCCCGGTGTCCAAGTCGTACGGGAATAGCCCGAATGCCTACGGCAGCTTTGATTACTATATGCGGCAGCAACATGCCACTGCAACAACAGATAGCTTCGATGTCACTGGCTACAATTTGGAGCCACTGAAGCCATTGCCCAGCTCGAAGACATATCCGCGAATAGCTCCGGTTCAGGCTCAGGCTCCTGCCGCCTCTGAAAATATACCCACTCTGCGCTCAAAGAGCAAGCAGTATAATTCGGGGGTTAACAAATCTTTGAGCACTGATTTCGCCCAACAGCGTCAGCAGAGGAACTCGAATCCCATGCTTTTCGTACGGAAACCCCTTAAACCCAAGCCACCGGTGCCGGTGAAACCACAGAATCTAATCAGCACCCTGAGTCACATGGAGCAAaggcagcagaagcagaaatCCCAGTCCAGAACGGCCAGTGTGGTGCAGCAATTCGAGCACAATTTGCAAAAGTTCGAAAGGGAAAAGCAGAGGGAGAGGGATCAGCAGAGGAGGCCGGCGATGAGGAGTTCAGTGAGCTCAGGAGCTCTAGCTGCCACTCAGAGTTGTTTGAAGAAAGTCTCCCGTTTCGATACCAGCGAAAGCAGTAGAAGAGCCACCAGTGTGAGGCAAAAGAGCAGGCCCAAGATTTCGGTgcgtttcaataccgtttcgCAGATCAAGTATACGCCCAGTGCcaagagggagagggagaggcAGGCGAGGGAGGAGGAAGAGGAACCACCGGAAATGGAGGTGGGCAGCCTGCCCAGCGATTATGGAGAGCGTAGTTTCGAAATGTATTTCGCGGAGAACGGTAATGCCCCGGAGAACTTAGAAAACATGCAGACCCTCAAACTCTACACGAAACCTCAACTCCAAGCGGTGGTCGATGAGATCCAGCAGGAGCGGGAAAAGTACAGGAAAAACCTGGATAATGCTGGCAAAATCAGTGGGGGAAAGGCAGGGGGAAGTACCAGCCATCAGTGCCAGAATATAGCCAAGAAGATAGACATAATCGAGAAGTTAATCGCCATGGAGGAGAACAAAATGGAGCAAATTCGCTTGGCCACCGAATCGCGTTTGCGGCCCTTTAACTGCAATGCCAAGGAAAAGGGTTATGTGAAGAGTCTGACAATGAACTTTGACATGTTGGCTCGGGGGGAAGAGCCCACAGAGGATGAGGAGCTGACCTCCAAGGATGCCCGGGATCTGTGCGCGTATGCCAGGAATATACGCAGGAATTGCAGTTTGCCCGATGTCCTGGAGAGCACCGATTTCACGGGGATCTACAGCAGTCAGGGTGTGGAATTGGCCAAGGAGGTGATAGCCGACGATGAGGGAGGTGATCAAGAGAGACCAGAAATCACCGAAGATATCACTGATCGCGATGACCTGGGAGGACCGTCGGTTGTTTTGAGGATGGAGCCAG GCAATCCCAAAACTCTGAATCCCATGCCCATCGAGGAGTCCTCCATACGCCGCGCCTGCTCGCTGAGTGACCTGCACATGGGCAACTTTGGCAAGC CTGGCAAATCGAATGGCACGCCGCAGAAGCCGCAGGTTCAGCACCGAAATGGAAATGTCTCGCGTTCGGCCAGCAAAAGGAACAGTTTGCAGGGCAAAACTGGATTGGGTGCCTCCAGCAACTCCATGAATGTCCTCAATCAGGGT agcgATTCGGAACCCGAGGACAGCAATCGTTTGCGTAGTGCCACCAACGGACAGGGACGTAGCAACGGACCCATTG CTGCCAATCGCCAGTACAGCAACAAGGTCAACAATGTCAACAACAATCGTCGAAAGACGCCAAACTTTAGCAGTG CCACACCCATGCAGGACGACTCCAGCTCCGAGGAGACGCCCAATAGCACTGTCAACAACAAGCCCATTGTGCCACCAAGACCAAGAAATCTGGGCTTTGATCACAAGAGCAAGCTAATGATTAACAATACTGGCAGCCCAGGCGGAAATGCCAAGCAGAGAAGTGGAGTGACCTCCACGGAGGATTACGAGGGCACAGATC CCGAGGCCCAAGTACACAATGTGATTAATAAACTTTATACGACTACACAGGCAGCTATGCAGCTGCATGCgaatctgaagaattcgctgCTGCTGAAGGAACTGGAGAACGCCCTTATTATGTCCAGAAATATGCTGAGCAGCATCACCAATAG ACAAGCGGATAAGACAAACAACGGAGGCGGAGTGGGCGGGGGATTGGGAGTGGGTGGTAGTGGGGGATTGAACCACGAGCAGCTGAGCGCTGACAACGGAGACTATCTGATGATGGTCAACAACTGTGCCGATCTTTTGAGCAATTTACGCACGAAGCACAAACCCGATGACTGTGAGAATAACTCCTAG